From Rutidosis leptorrhynchoides isolate AG116_Rl617_1_P2 chromosome 3, CSIRO_AGI_Rlap_v1, whole genome shotgun sequence, a single genomic window includes:
- the LOC139902048 gene encoding inositol-tetrakisphosphate 1-kinase 1-like gives MTEMSTKRFSIGYALLLKKRQSFIQESLVNLAKQRGIDLMQIDTDKPLVDQGPFDCVIHKLYGDDWRKQICGYLIYNPSSIVIDLPDAIERLHNRISMLDVVSEIDKMKNDATASFGIPKQVVIYESSGSLSFSQVSNLTSVERNDDMYYKMTDLEDADMPPMSLITNIACGLRKAMRRHLFNFDVIRDTKAGNRYLVIDINYFPGYAKMPGYESVLADFFCDVLNKKESLCFDSEKELMVLVDDNGRCGDDTRSRTVSAA, from the coding sequence ATGACGGAAATGAGTACGAAGCGATTCAGTATAGGTTACGCGTTGTTATTGAAGAAACGACAAAGTTTTATTCAGGAATCATTGGTGAATTTAGCGAAACAACGTGGAATTGATCTAATGCAGATCGATACTGATAAACCGTTAGTGGATCAAGGACCGTTTGATTGTGTGATTCATAAATTGTACGGTGACGATTGGCGTAAACAGATTTGTGGGTACCTGATTTATAACCCTAGTAGTATTGTAATTGACTTGCCTGATGCAATTGAGCGGTTGCATAATCGTATTTCGATGCTTGATGTTGTGTCTGAAATTGATAAGATGAAAAACGATGCAACGGCGTCGTTTGGGATACCTAAACAGGTTGTGATTTACGAGTCGAGTGGCTCGCTGTCATTTTCGCAGGTATCGAATTTAACTTCTGTTGAAAGGAATGATGATATGTATTATAAGATGACGGATTTGGAAGATGCTGATATGCCACCAATGAGTTTGATTACTAACATTGCTTGTGGTTTGCGTAAGGCGATGAGACGGCATTTGTTTAATTTTGACGTGATTAGGGATACCAAGGCTGGGAATAGATATCTTGTTATTGATATTAACTATTTCCCTGGGTACGCAAAGATGCCTGGTTATGAATCTGTGCTTGCTGATTTCTTTTGTGATGTTTTGAACAAGAAAGAATCTTTGTGTTTCGACAGTGAGAAAGAATTGATGGTGTTAGTGGATGACAATGGTAGGTGCGGTGATGACACAAGGTCTCGAACTGTTTCTGCTGCTTAG
- the LOC139902049 gene encoding uncharacterized protein has translation MTLSHICFADDILVLCHGDEKSVIVVKKSLDEFSQVSGLFPNLNKSTIFFGSVPAHIQGKIINILPFTIGNLPMKYLGVPLLAKRLSISDCKCLIDKIKAKVYNWKNRKLSYAGRLQLVASVLSSMQIYWMSVYILPSGVIEEIERCLKCFLWSQSDNCRGKAKVAWKDVCIPKNQGGLGLKSLKEWNVVLVIKNLWRILTQKDSLWGKWVNVVKLNGESIWDTVGDYKDSWGWRHLMNLRQKVYPHVDVAMVNGEEVIKWIANDGNKVEFSTKQVWNDLRSNRNVVNWYHVICFKSFDPKHAFVLWLAMLNRLNTQDRVQKWLPNQVLKCPFCSQEPDSISHLFFLCKYSAEIWKSMKSKLIFKGLTGKLQEIVQRLAMYPFTCKIWNIVNRLVLAASVYYLWQERNFRIFKHKKRSVEELIEVINSFIRLKLLLVRVKCSDAVLKVASLWGLIWINNRYSLN, from the coding sequence ATGACTCTATCCCACATATGCTTTGCTGATGATATCCTTGTTTTATGTCATGGTGATGAAAAGTCTGTTATAGTGGTCAAGAAAAGCCTAGATGAATTCAGCCAAGTGTCTGGTTTATTTCCCAATTTGAACAAGAGTACAATTTTCTTTGGAAGTGTTCCTGCTCATATTCAAGGTAAAATTATAAACATTCTTCCTTTTACAATTGGTAATTTACCTATGAAGTATCTTGGTGTCCCTCTTCTTGCAAAGAGATTGAGTATTAGTGACTGTAAGTGTCTTATTGATAAAATTAAGGCTAAGGTGTATAATTGGAAGAATAGGAAATTATCATATGCTGGTAGGTTGCAGTTGGTTGCATCTGTTCTGTCCTCTATGCAAATTTACTGGATGTCAGTTTATATTCTTCCTAGTGGAGTCATTGAGGAAATTGAAAGATGTTTAAAATGTTTTCTATGGAGTCAAAGTGATAATTGCAGAGGGAAAGCAAAGGTTGCATGGAAGGATGTTTGTATTCCCAAAAATCAAGGTGGCCTTGGCTTGAAATCATTAAAAGAATGGAATGTTGTCCTTGTTATTAAGAATTTATGGAGAATTCTTACCCAAAAGGATTCTCTTTGGGGCAAATGGGTCAATGTTGTCAAACTTAATGGAGAGAGTATCTGGGATACTGTTGGAGATTATAAAGACAGCTGGGGTTGGAGGCATTTGATGAATCTCAGACAAAAAGTTTATCCTCATGTTGATGTTGCTATGGTTAATGGTGAGGAAGTGATCAAGTGGATTGCCAATGATGGTAATAAAGTTGAATTTTCTACTAAACAAGTGTGGAATGATCTTAGAAGTAATAGAAATGTGGTCAATTGGTATCATGTAATTTGTTTTAAGTCTTTTGACCCAAAGCATGCTTTTGTGCTATGGTTGGCTATGTTAAATCGCCTAAATACTCAGGATAGAGTCCAAAAATGGTTGCCTAATCAAGTGCTAAAATGCCCTTTCTGCAGTCAAGAGCCTGATTCAATTAGCCATTTGTTCTTCTTGTGCAAATACAGTGCTGAGATATGGAAAAGTATGAAGTCAAAGTTGATCTTCAAAGGGTTGACTGGTAAACTCCAGGAAATTGTTCAAAGGTTGGCTATGTATCCATTTACATGTAAAATCTGGAATATTGTTAACAGATTAGTTCTTGCTGCTAGTGTGTATTACTTGTGGCAAGAAAGGAATTTTAGGATTTTTAAGCACAAAAAGAGGTCTGTGGAAGAATTAATTGAGGTGATTAACAGCTTTATTCGGTTAAAGTTGCTGCTTGTTAGGGTGAAATGTTCAGATGCAGTTCTTAAAGTGGCGAGCTTATGGGGATTAATATGGATCAACAACAGATATAGTTTGAATTAG